The following coding sequences lie in one Silurus meridionalis isolate SWU-2019-XX chromosome 19, ASM1480568v1, whole genome shotgun sequence genomic window:
- the wu:fb55g09 gene encoding coiled-coil domain-containing glutamate-rich protein 1 produces the protein MLHDERMCGRGMMCQGRVQSVELSVKHGSQDEETKRICHKGGRRRGPSDRRAPIGRRGPHRSRRAPLAAPLRPANVRGRRAPGMRAPRNTNQFLMHEKYQLLHMRSDSVGTDSSSDCELDPADMDSYLGVLENAHGALLDSPELQFTASDTIHFFGFAELEREDSMQYFPSETDFMQSEDFMQRDFKQFCDAVACT, from the coding sequence ATGCTACACGACGAGAGAATGTGCGGAAGGGGCATGATGTGCCAAGGGCGCGTCCAAAGCGTCGAGCTGTCAGTGAAACACGGATCCCAGGACGAGGAGACGAAAAGGATCTGTCACAAGGGCGGGAGGAGGCGAGGGCCCAGCGACCGTAGAGCTCCAATCGGACGCCGCGGCCCCCACAGATCGCGGCGCGCCCCCCTCGCCGCGCCGCTGCGGCCGGCCAACGTCCGCGGCAGGCGCGCCCCCGGCATGCGCGCACCGCGCAACACCAACCAGTTCCTCATGCACGAAAAGTACCAGCTCCTGCACATGCGCTCAGACTCGGTGGGCACagacagcagctctgactgcGAGCTCGACCCCGCCGACATGGACTCGTACCTCGGGGTGCTGGAGAACGCCCACGGTGCGTTGCTCGACAGCCCCGAGCTGCAGTTCACCGCCAGCGACACGATCCACTTTTTCGGCTTCGCTGAGCTGGAGCGAGAAGACAGCATGCAGTATTTTCCGTCTGAGACCGACTTCATGCAGAGTGAAGACTTCATGCAGAGGGACTTTAAACAGTTCTGTGATGCCGTGGCTTGTACATGA
- the nol8 gene encoding nucleolar protein 8: protein MKRLYVGGLSHTISQKDLRDRFGKFGEVSDVEIITRKDEHGSPLKTFAYINLTISDSDYKRCVTVLNKSKWKGGTLQIELAKESFLQRLAKERQQAAEKTHTPKTDVKEKIVESFIAAGVENFHMKAAVPGTEIPGHKDWVVSKFGRVLPIVHLKCQGKTKALKYDPSKHCHNIKKLESEDCFTPVSELTWQIDGGDDEISKRRRGEFPRQKKRPKKTIQSLDPSTNPYSTTIPERWTTGQNRDASQLLQSRKPAVCVFNSDCDSEDEIRTLVAQELSQNHEMVTIEDEGNLEVVSDDFVVKSNMFWGSGETDMVGQIGLKSTRNDEDYDSADTDEILRQNKNSDKTEETEKSNKSLVKSKKIDGKKLALSNNQTPTDSESDNGSESSSESGDSDYEAMMGSCHRLELSLADLENLVKKMEDDESSDDDTNAGTSELPERSSVHEREPQRAQSKKSGINPEDILASLFEPDEDKEEKKEKVMSKKKSCLPAFVGTKDLFGSAAKITGLKRAAEKVNCEFGEEPKRLKSGLKTLEDEESSSEQVPELNKKDTNVSMDCSSEDMMINEEPIKLNSKPSSSLKVNDRTCPVLTKTTSLRQSKHSARSSSSGEEEEDEETVPLEPKTSKEHERSASDSSGCSEESDTSSDEEEEESTKREAASEPKQINSSALGPKQFQQTVLDPVKQQQDNQKRLAALEQRQKESEQQKQLIQGALSKVDLPNANKGKHIVFDSDDEVSNDRENTTQQKASLFDEESDDDASGSEEKQDLKEKELKRARGSKLFDSSEDEDDGTDEGHFKIKPQFEGRAGQKLMELQSRFGTDPRFQMDAKFLESEEQEEDVEPLQMPGEQELVEEKKKNLAILQSILNIKIQPSDGATKGKIFKDISALHYDPSSETHAAFETKTDTTQKESKAARRKKREEAAKLPECSKDIYYDVTTDLKEAFGTVKEIQTENKQVSWDQDDNDDDDNDDDDDVDDDDEDGQAPQGDMPALSSSTNQESEPSSRFKFSFFGDDDVTKAQTTDEYKVETIKGAKVAWQVDPRFQDSSSEEEEEEKEEEKEGKKEAAVVTTSKQPVPTKKFFFFFDDDIRLKEGPGMFCRLGKLEDQRDAWEEKRKELSEEYRKKHKDAKRRVKMTTKS, encoded by the exons ACTTGCAAAGGAGCGGCAGCAGGCAGCCGAGAAGACTCACACCCCAAAGACTGACGTGAAAGAAAAAATTGTGGAGTCCTTCATTGCAGCCGGTGTCGAGAATTTCCACATGAAAGCGGCTGTTCCAGGAACTGAAATCCCAGGACACAAG GATTGGGTGGTAAGCAAATTTGGAAGAGTTCTTCCAATCGTTCATCTGAAATGTCAAGGCAAAACCAAG GCCCTCAAGTACGATCCGTCGAAACACTGCCACAATATCAAGAAACTCGAGAGCGAGGACTGCTTCACTCCAGTGTCTGAACTCACGTGGCAGATAGACGGGGGCGACGACGAGATCAGCAAGAGAAGACGAGGCGAGTTCCCACGACAGAAAAAACGCCCCAAGAAGACGATTCAAAGTTTGGACCCAAGCACTAATCCATATTCTACAACTATTCCTGAGAGGTGGACGACAGGTCAGAACAGAGATGCCTCGCAATTGCTTCAGTCTCGTAAGCCTGCTGTGTGCGTATTCAACAGCGACTGTGACTCGGAGGATGAAATCCGGACGCTAGTCGCACAAGAGCTTTCACAAAATCATGAAATGGTAACAATAGAAGATGAAGGAAACCTTGAGGTTGTGAGTGATGACTTTGTTGTAAAATCCAACATGTTCTGGGGCTCCGGGGAAACCGACATGGTTGGACAAATTGGTTTAAAATCTACCAGGAACGATGAGGATTACGACTCCGCTGACACGGATGAAATATTGAGGCAGAACAAAAATTCTGACAAAACTGAGGAGACTGAAAAGAGCAATAAGTCTCTGGTAAAATCCAAGAAGATTGATGGGAAGAAACTTGCACTCTCTAACAATCAGACTCCTACTGATTCAGAGTCGGATAATGGCTCGGAATCGTCGAGTGAATCCGGTGATTCCGATTATGAAGCCATGATGGGGAGCTGCCACAGGCTGGAGCTGTCACTAGCAGATTTGgagaatcttgttaaaaaaatggaagacGATGAAAGCAGTGATGATGACACAAATGCAGGAACAAGTGAACTTCCCGAACGCTCTTCTGTACATGAACGCGAGCCTCAGAGAGCGCAATCGAAAAAGAGCGGCATAAACCCTGAGGATATTTTAGCATCTCTGTTTGAACCAGATGAGGAcaaagaggagaaaaaggagaaagtcATGTCAAAAAAGAAGTCGTGTCTTCCTGCTTTTGTTGGAACGAAGGACCTTTTTGGCAGCGCTGCCAAAATCACTGGACTTAAGAGAGCAGCTGAAAAAGTGAACTGTGAATTTGGTGAGGAACCTAAAAGACTCAAATCAGGCTTGAAAACACTGGAAGATGAAGAGTCATCCAGTGAACAGGTGCCAGAGCTAAACAAGAAGGACACAAATGTCTCTATGGACTGTTCCAGTGAGGACATGATGATCAATGAAGAACCAATTAAGCTCAATTCCAAACCAAGTTCTTCCCTAAAAGTAAATGACAGAACATGTCCTGTACTTACAAAAACGACTTCTTTACGACAGAGTAAACACTCAGCCAGGAGCAGTTCATccggtgaagaagaggaggatgaagaaaCCGTCCCTTTAGAACCCAAAACTTCAAAAGAACATGAAAGATCTGCTTCTGATAGCTCCGGGTGTTCTGAAGAATCAGACACGAGCAgcgatgaagaggaggaggaaagtACTAAACGGGAAGCAGCATCAGAACCTAAACAGATTAATAGCTCTGCTTTGGGTCCAAAACAGTTTCAGCAGACTGTATTAGACCCAGTGAAGCAGCAGCAGGACAATCAAAAGCGTCTCGCCGCTTTGGAACAGAGGCAGAAAGAGTCGGAGCAACAGAAGCAGCTAATACAGGGTGCCCTCTCGAAAGTG GATTTGCCGAACGCAAACAAAGGGAAACATATCGTGTTTGATTCCGATGATGAAGTTAGCAATGACCGtgaaaacacaacacagcaaAAAGCGAGCCTTTTTGATGAAGAATCTGATGATGATGCATCAGGATCTGAGGAAAAACAAGACCTCAAAGAAAAG GAATTAAAAAGGGCAAGGGGCAGCAAACTGTTTGACAGCAGCGAGGATGAGGATGACGGCACTGACGAAGGTCACTTCAAGATAAAGCCTCAGTTTGAAGGCAGAGCAGGACAGAAG CTCATggagctgcagtccagatttGGAACTGATCCAAGATTTCAGATGGATGCGAAGTTTCTTGAAAGTGAAGAACAGGAGGAAG ATGTGGAACCTCTGCAAATGCCAGGAGAACAAGAGCTTGttgaagagaagaagaaaaatctgGCCATCCTACAAAGTATCCTTAATATCAAGATTCAACCAAGCGATGGAGCGACCAAAGGAAAAATCTTCAA GGACATTTCAGCTTTGCATTACGATCCATCGAGTGAGACTCATGCAGCGTTTGAAACCAAAACGGacacaacacaaaaagaaaG CAAAGCTGCACGGCGTAAGAAACGTGAGGAGGCCGCCAAGCTTCCGGAATGTTCTAAGGACATCTACTATGATGTGACTACAGATCTAAAAGAGGCATTTGGGACAGTGAAAGAAATCCAAACTGAAAACAAGCAAGTTTCATGGGAccaagatgataatgatgatgatgataacgacgatgatgatgatgttgatgatgatgatgaagatggtcaAGCGCCACAAGGAGACATGCCTGCATTATCATCTTCAACTAATCAGGAATCAGAGCCATCAAGCAGATTTAAGTTTTCATTCTTTGGAGATGATGATGTAACAAAGGCTCAGACAACAG ATGAATACAAAGTTGAGACTATAAAAGGGGCCAAAGTGGCTTGGCAAGTAGACCCTCGATTCCAGGACAGCAGTtcggaggaagaagaggaggagaaggaggaagagaaagagggaaaaaaagaagctgcTGTGGTCACTACATCTAA ACAGCCGGTTCCAACGAAaaagtttttcttcttctttgatgATGACATCCGGTTAAAAg AGGGACCCGGGATGTTCTGCAGACTTGGGAAACTGGAGGATCAGAGAGATGCAtgggaggagaagaggaaagaaCTCAGTGAG GAGTACCGCAAGAAGCACAAAGACGCCAAAAGGCGAGTGAAGATGACGACAAAAAGCTGA